A stretch of Arthrobacter sp. NEB 688 DNA encodes these proteins:
- a CDS encoding AAA family ATPase, whose product MNVLWDPDPVAVERYRFALGPDTTPLDSAVLVARFLHDNAQVDQVVIGADVALDEACSLSETVRLERPELGVILLRSRIDVTTLSQALRSGIREVVGADDHTGLADALRRSRELTTRLVGAAGGAASHDGKIVTVFSAKGGVGKTTVSTNTACQLARLGHKTLLIDLDLSFGDVAISLQLVPDRSVFDAVAMAGTIDDEGIRSLVTTHEASGLEVICAPNDPGDADRIPVATVAELIKVARRSYDFVVVDTPPSFTEHVLAAVDLSDVLVLIATLDIPAVKNLRVAIDTLDMIGSPKDARVIVLNRADAKVGLRPEDVESAIKTAIAVNIPSSLTVPASVNRGVPIVLDEPKLPVSVAIRDLVDSHIRPHSSGVVDVEPVDVHARRGLFRSRR is encoded by the coding sequence GTGAACGTCCTCTGGGATCCGGACCCCGTCGCCGTCGAGCGCTACCGCTTCGCGCTCGGCCCGGACACGACGCCGCTCGACTCCGCCGTCCTCGTGGCGCGCTTCCTCCACGACAACGCGCAGGTCGACCAGGTCGTCATCGGGGCCGACGTCGCGCTCGACGAGGCCTGCAGCCTCTCCGAGACCGTCCGCCTCGAGCGGCCCGAGCTCGGGGTCATCCTCCTGCGCTCGCGGATCGACGTCACGACGCTCTCGCAGGCCCTGCGCTCGGGCATCCGCGAGGTCGTCGGGGCCGACGACCACACCGGCCTGGCCGACGCGCTGCGCCGCAGCCGCGAGCTGACCACCCGCCTCGTCGGCGCGGCCGGCGGCGCCGCGTCGCACGACGGCAAGATCGTCACGGTCTTCTCGGCCAAGGGCGGCGTCGGCAAGACGACCGTCTCGACGAACACCGCGTGCCAGCTGGCGCGGCTGGGCCACAAGACCCTCCTCATCGACCTCGACCTCTCCTTCGGCGACGTCGCGATCAGCCTCCAGCTCGTGCCCGACCGCTCGGTCTTCGACGCGGTGGCCATGGCCGGCACGATCGACGACGAGGGCATCCGCAGCCTCGTGACGACCCACGAGGCGAGCGGCCTCGAGGTCATCTGCGCGCCCAACGACCCGGGCGACGCCGACCGCATCCCGGTGGCGACGGTCGCCGAGCTGATCAAGGTCGCCCGGCGCAGCTACGACTTCGTCGTCGTCGACACCCCGCCGAGCTTCACCGAGCACGTGCTGGCGGCCGTCGACCTCTCCGACGTCCTCGTCCTCATCGCGACGCTCGACATCCCGGCGGTCAAGAACCTCCGCGTCGCCATCGACACCCTCGACATGATCGGGAGCCCGAAGGACGCCCGCGTCATCGTCCTCAACCGCGCCGACGCCAAGGTCGGGCTGCGGCCCGAGGACGTCGAGTCCGCCATCAAGACCGCGATCGCGGTCAACATCCCGAGCTCGCTGACCGTCCCGGCGTCGGTCAACCGCGGGGTGCCGATCGTCCTCGACGAGCCCAAGCTGCCCGTCAGCGTGGCCATCCGCGACCTCGTGGACTCCCACATCCGCCCCCACTCCTCCGGTGTCGTGGACGTCGAGCCG
- a CDS encoding YbaK/EbsC family protein, with amino-acid sequence MPSARGTLDWMPAADHPELLAPPVAAAVGAVEGALVAAIDAELADTAAFCDAYDVAPAASANCVVVAGRRGGETRYAAVMVLATDRADVNGVVRRHLDARKISFAPHDEAVGLTGMEFGGITPVGLPAGWPVLVDDAVVEAGEVVVGSGIRGGKLLVTGVDLLALPGAQRLSLALPRD; translated from the coding sequence ATGCCCAGCGCACGTGGAACCCTCGACTGGATGCCCGCCGCCGACCACCCGGAGCTGCTCGCCCCGCCGGTCGCGGCGGCCGTCGGCGCCGTGGAGGGCGCCCTCGTCGCCGCCATCGACGCCGAGCTCGCCGACACCGCCGCCTTCTGCGACGCCTACGACGTCGCGCCCGCCGCGAGCGCGAACTGCGTCGTCGTCGCCGGCCGGCGCGGGGGCGAGACCCGGTACGCCGCGGTCATGGTGCTCGCGACCGACCGGGCCGACGTCAACGGCGTCGTGCGGCGCCACCTCGACGCCCGCAAGATCTCGTTCGCGCCTCACGACGAGGCGGTCGGCCTGACCGGGATGGAGTTCGGCGGCATCACCCCGGTCGGCCTGCCCGCGGGCTGGCCGGTGCTCGTCGACGACGCCGTGGTCGAGGCCGGCGAGGTCGTCGTCGGCAGCGGCATCCGCGGCGGCAAGCTGCTCGTCACCGGGGTCGACCTGCTGGCCCTGCCCGGGGCGCAGCGGCTGTCGCTGGCCCTGCCCCGGGACTGA
- a CDS encoding oligosaccharide flippase family protein, with the protein MDRALGAGTPRGRLLGTGLPLVLSSATLVVVPVVARQYLDDAGYAGWALLLTVVTAAGLFDLGAAYTVQSLGFGRRATPRQYVLALALATGGALSVTGLALLAAPWVSTTAAGEGLGPHPTLILLLTGLAAATRSAVLVVMARLQISLRFRLRACVAAVHAVAQVVGCWVSLAQGLGVWSLAVGILAGSLLALLAAHVGLALTPERVPPADGHIALGRFAGYRTASTLLAVTGSQADRWVLALVASPAFLADYDLALRFAQLPLGVAAALFAGLTSEAASTRGEDARRRLVRVATRRVGVVLAVLTLGDVLLVVGLALAGALPLDATTVGLLALAIVWSGANGLTAPTTFASIGTGHPQRELYYAAPALACTLLGWGVAVGLRQPWLVPLSTGVSVTAWSLWFVAYGTRRAGYAG; encoded by the coding sequence GTGGACCGCGCTCTCGGCGCGGGCACCCCCCGCGGTCGGCTGCTCGGCACCGGTCTGCCCCTCGTGCTCTCCAGCGCGACCCTCGTCGTCGTGCCGGTGGTCGCCCGGCAGTACCTCGACGACGCCGGGTACGCCGGCTGGGCCCTGCTCCTCACCGTCGTGACGGCCGCGGGCCTGTTCGACCTCGGCGCCGCCTACACCGTGCAGTCCCTCGGCTTCGGACGTCGCGCCACCCCACGGCAGTACGTCCTTGCCCTGGCGCTCGCCACGGGAGGGGCCCTGTCGGTCACCGGCCTGGCGCTCCTCGCGGCGCCGTGGGTCTCGACGACGGCCGCCGGCGAGGGCCTGGGTCCGCACCCCACCCTCATCCTGCTCCTGACCGGGCTCGCGGCCGCCACCCGCAGCGCCGTCCTCGTCGTCATGGCGCGCCTCCAGATCAGCCTGCGCTTCCGCCTGCGGGCATGTGTGGCCGCGGTCCACGCGGTCGCGCAGGTGGTGGGGTGCTGGGTGTCCCTGGCCCAGGGCCTCGGCGTCTGGTCGCTCGCTGTCGGCATCCTCGCGGGCTCGCTGCTCGCGCTGCTCGCCGCCCACGTCGGCCTGGCCCTGACCCCCGAGCGCGTCCCTCCCGCCGACGGGCACATCGCCCTCGGGCGCTTCGCGGGGTACCGCACGGCGTCCACCCTGCTCGCGGTGACGGGGTCCCAGGCTGACCGGTGGGTCCTGGCGCTCGTCGCCTCACCGGCGTTCCTCGCCGACTACGACCTCGCGCTGCGCTTCGCGCAGCTGCCGCTCGGCGTCGCCGCCGCCCTGTTCGCCGGGCTCACCTCCGAGGCGGCGTCCACCCGCGGGGAGGACGCGCGCCGCCGGCTCGTGCGGGTCGCCACCCGCCGCGTGGGGGTCGTCCTCGCCGTCCTGACCCTGGGCGACGTGCTGCTGGTCGTCGGGCTCGCCCTCGCCGGGGCCCTGCCGCTCGACGCGACGACGGTCGGTCTCCTCGCGCTGGCGATCGTCTGGTCGGGAGCCAACGGGCTCACCGCACCCACCACCTTCGCCTCCATCGGCACGGGGCATCCCCAGCGCGAGCTCTACTACGCCGCGCCGGCCCTCGCGTGCACGCTGCTCGGCTGGGGAGTGGCCGTGGGGCTCCGGCAACCGTGGCTCGTCCCGCTGTCCACCGGGGTGTCGGTGACCGCCTGGTCGCTGTGGTTCGTCGCTTACGGCACCCGGCGGGCCGGGTACGCGGGCTGA
- a CDS encoding Flp family type IVb pilin, with the protein MTHLMIRGAARVRSFLERPGAGRSERGATAVEYALMLGLVAIVIIASVTILGRNLSTLFRAAAVSL; encoded by the coding sequence ATGACCCACCTCATGATCCGGGGCGCTGCCCGGGTTCGCTCGTTCCTCGAGCGACCGGGCGCCGGCCGGTCCGAGCGCGGCGCGACCGCCGTCGAGTACGCACTGATGCTGGGGCTCGTGGCCATCGTCATCATCGCGTCCGTGACGATCCTCGGCCGCAACCTGTCCACGCTGTTCCGCGCCGCGGCCGTCAGCCTCTGA
- the ahcY gene encoding adenosylhomocysteinase yields the protein MSVDHKVRDLSLAESGRHQIRLAEHEMPGLMSLRAEFGDAQPLKGARIAGSLHMTVQTAVLIETLTALGAEVRWASCNIYSTQDEAAAAIVVGPHGTPEDPQGVPVFAWKGETLEEYWDCTEQILTWPGGQGANMILDDGGDATMLVHKGKEWETAGQVPPTTEEDTEEFGVFKALVRRTMGQDPQKWTKVAAEIKGVTEETTTGVHRLYQLAEAGELLFPAINVNDSVTKSKFDNKYGCRHSLIDGLNRATDVLIGGKVAVVAGYGDVGKGCAESLRGQGARVIVTEIDPICALQAAMDGYQVAKLENVVAQADIVVTSTGCFNVVTAEHMQQMKNKAILANIGHFDNEIDMAGLAKVPGIQKQEIKPQVHEWTFDDGDSIIVLSEGRLMNLGNATGHPSFVMSNSFSNQTIAQIELFGKTDEYVDEEGKPEVKTLPKHLDEKVAELHLEALGVELTELTKEQAEYLGVDVAGPYKPEHYRY from the coding sequence ATGTCCGTTGACCACAAGGTCCGCGACCTCTCGCTCGCCGAGTCCGGCCGCCACCAGATCCGCCTCGCCGAGCACGAGATGCCCGGCCTGATGTCCCTGCGCGCCGAGTTCGGCGACGCCCAGCCGCTCAAGGGCGCCCGCATCGCCGGCTCCCTGCACATGACCGTCCAGACGGCGGTCCTCATCGAGACGCTCACCGCGCTCGGCGCCGAGGTCCGCTGGGCCTCCTGCAACATCTACTCCACCCAGGACGAGGCCGCCGCGGCCATCGTCGTCGGCCCGCACGGCACCCCCGAGGACCCGCAGGGCGTCCCGGTCTTCGCCTGGAAGGGCGAGACGCTCGAGGAGTACTGGGACTGCACCGAGCAGATCCTCACCTGGCCGGGCGGCCAGGGTGCCAACATGATCCTCGACGACGGTGGCGACGCCACGATGCTCGTCCACAAGGGCAAGGAGTGGGAGACCGCCGGCCAGGTGCCCCCCACGACCGAGGAGGACACCGAGGAGTTCGGTGTCTTCAAGGCGCTGGTCCGCCGCACGATGGGCCAGGACCCGCAGAAGTGGACGAAGGTCGCCGCCGAGATCAAGGGCGTCACCGAGGAGACCACGACCGGCGTCCACCGCCTCTACCAGCTGGCCGAGGCCGGCGAGCTGCTCTTCCCGGCGATCAACGTCAACGACTCGGTCACCAAGAGCAAGTTCGACAACAAGTACGGCTGCCGCCACTCGCTCATCGATGGCCTCAACCGCGCCACCGACGTCCTCATCGGCGGCAAGGTCGCCGTCGTCGCCGGATACGGCGACGTGGGCAAGGGCTGCGCCGAGTCGCTCCGCGGCCAGGGCGCGCGCGTCATCGTCACCGAGATCGACCCCATCTGCGCGCTCCAGGCCGCGATGGACGGCTACCAGGTCGCCAAGCTCGAGAACGTCGTCGCGCAGGCCGACATCGTCGTCACCTCGACGGGCTGCTTCAACGTCGTCACCGCCGAGCACATGCAGCAGATGAAGAACAAGGCGATCCTCGCCAACATCGGCCACTTCGACAACGAGATCGACATGGCCGGCCTGGCGAAGGTCCCCGGCATCCAGAAGCAGGAGATCAAGCCGCAGGTCCACGAGTGGACCTTCGACGACGGCGACTCGATCATCGTCCTGTCCGAGGGCCGCCTCATGAACCTCGGCAACGCCACCGGCCACCCGAGCTTCGTCATGTCGAACTCGTTCTCGAACCAGACGATCGCCCAGATCGAGCTGTTCGGCAAGACCGACGAGTACGTCGACGAGGAGGGCAAGCCGGAGGTCAAGACCCTCCCGAAGCACCTCGACGAGAAGGTCGCCGAGCTGCACCTCGAGGCGCTCGGGGTCGAGCTCACCGAGCTGACCAAGGAGCAGGCCGAGTACCTCGGCGTCGACGTCGCCGGCCCGTACAAGCCGGAGCACTACCGCTACTGA
- a CDS encoding Flp family type IVb pilin, with amino-acid sequence MTKALIKLQHKLSDLRSEKGATAVEYGLMVALIAVVIIVAVALLGTRLSTMFNSVANSV; translated from the coding sequence ATGACCAAGGCCCTCATCAAGCTCCAGCACAAGCTCAGCGACCTGCGCTCCGAGAAGGGTGCGACCGCCGTCGAGTACGGCCTCATGGTCGCCCTCATCGCGGTCGTCATCATCGTCGCCGTCGCGCTGCTCGGCACCCGCCTGAGCACCATGTTCAACTCGGTCGCCAACAGCGTCTGA
- a CDS encoding bifunctional glycosyltransferase/class I SAM-dependent methyltransferase, whose product MSTARVSQRTGAVVLAAYRPDPDLFAVQLRSIRDQTRSDFRCLVGADGGQDEVRRLVTDAVGDDPRFEVVGWDDNVGFYLNFERLLAAVPAEVGWVALCDQDDRWYPDKLERLVPLLDDAALALGQARVVTWPRTATAPPVTARRVVSPVALLLGNQVTGCFSVLRRDLLDVALPFPRFATVTQLHDHWLGVCASVTGGYVVLDAPVQDYLQHGRNLVGETDHRHPRTPWGVVRTLHHLREAHPGLPRPGGLAAVAHATGIGWRRTMVETLRHRLPGSPAVACLDAALGRPGVRATSATVARGIASRQVATGTALTLVAGLPRESVASLRRSRPRARQAGTDPRRHTMDTDAPAGTCWLCDAPTSTETAFAPAGYVRCTACGFLFQAHRASAEDEARMYDGEYFEGYDQRTGGRRTEGHYDVATAQRQSEARVRVEFLRGTVSPPARLLEVGAASGYFVAAAAAAGFDAQGVEPSTEQAEGATARGIPVRSGTLADIAAGGDTFDVLCAWHVLEHLPEPRAALEQMRGLLRPGGVLALELPNIGSVAAQRNTVRWAHLDPGAHVGHYTPRTLASLLGGAGLEVERVETFSIRRFSRTLPRRLLHAGYDAVALRTPRLVHPSRHELLRAVARRPATDR is encoded by the coding sequence GTGAGCACCGCCCGCGTCTCGCAGCGCACCGGCGCGGTCGTGCTGGCGGCGTACCGCCCGGACCCCGACCTCTTCGCCGTCCAGCTGCGCTCGATCCGGGACCAGACGCGCTCCGACTTCCGGTGCCTCGTCGGGGCGGACGGCGGGCAGGACGAGGTCCGCCGGCTCGTGACCGACGCGGTGGGTGACGACCCGCGCTTCGAGGTCGTCGGCTGGGACGACAACGTCGGCTTCTACCTCAACTTCGAACGGCTGCTCGCGGCCGTCCCGGCCGAGGTCGGCTGGGTCGCCCTCTGCGACCAGGACGACCGCTGGTACCCCGACAAGCTCGAGCGGCTCGTCCCGCTGCTCGACGACGCCGCGCTGGCGCTCGGGCAGGCCCGCGTCGTCACGTGGCCGCGGACCGCGACCGCCCCACCGGTCACGGCTCGTCGGGTCGTCTCCCCCGTCGCGCTCCTGCTCGGCAACCAGGTGACGGGATGCTTCTCCGTGCTCCGCCGCGACCTCCTGGACGTCGCCCTGCCCTTCCCGCGCTTCGCCACGGTCACGCAGCTGCACGACCACTGGCTGGGGGTCTGCGCGTCGGTCACCGGCGGCTACGTCGTGCTCGACGCGCCCGTGCAGGACTACCTCCAGCACGGCCGCAACCTCGTCGGCGAGACGGACCACAGGCACCCGCGGACCCCGTGGGGTGTGGTCCGCACCCTGCACCACCTGAGGGAGGCGCACCCGGGGCTCCCTCGTCCGGGCGGGCTCGCCGCCGTGGCCCACGCGACGGGCATCGGGTGGCGCCGCACGATGGTGGAGACCCTGCGCCACCGGCTGCCCGGCTCCCCGGCGGTCGCGTGCCTCGACGCCGCCCTGGGGCGACCGGGGGTGCGTGCGACCTCGGCCACCGTCGCGCGCGGCATCGCCTCGCGCCAGGTCGCGACGGGCACCGCGCTGACCCTCGTCGCCGGTCTGCCCCGGGAGTCCGTGGCGAGCCTGCGCCGATCGCGTCCGCGGGCCCGGCAGGCTGGCACCGACCCCAGGAGACACACGATGGACACGGACGCCCCCGCCGGCACCTGCTGGCTGTGCGACGCGCCGACGAGCACCGAGACCGCCTTCGCCCCGGCCGGCTACGTCCGGTGCACCGCGTGCGGCTTCCTCTTCCAGGCGCACCGGGCCTCCGCAGAGGATGAGGCCCGCATGTACGACGGCGAGTACTTCGAGGGCTACGACCAGCGCACCGGTGGCCGACGCACCGAGGGGCACTACGACGTGGCGACCGCCCAGCGACAGAGCGAGGCCCGCGTGCGCGTGGAGTTTCTCCGCGGCACCGTGTCCCCGCCGGCCCGGCTCCTCGAGGTCGGTGCCGCCTCCGGCTACTTCGTCGCGGCGGCCGCAGCGGCCGGGTTCGACGCGCAGGGGGTCGAGCCCTCCACGGAGCAGGCCGAGGGCGCCACGGCACGCGGGATCCCCGTGCGGAGCGGCACCCTGGCCGACATCGCCGCGGGCGGCGACACCTTCGACGTCCTCTGCGCCTGGCACGTGCTGGAGCACCTCCCCGAGCCGCGGGCGGCGCTCGAGCAGATGCGCGGCCTGCTCCGGCCCGGCGGTGTGCTGGCCCTCGAGCTGCCCAACATCGGGAGCGTCGCCGCGCAGCGGAACACGGTGCGCTGGGCGCACCTCGACCCCGGAGCCCATGTCGGTCACTACACGCCGCGGACGCTCGCGTCGCTGCTCGGCGGCGCCGGGCTGGAGGTCGAGCGCGTCGAGACCTTCAGCATCCGCCGGTTCAGCCGCACCCTCCCCCGCCGCCTCCTCCACGCGGGCTACGACGCGGTCGCCCTGCGCACCCCGCGCCTCGTGCACCCCTCGCGCCACGAGCTGCTGCGGGCGGTCGCCCGGCGCCCCGCCACGGACCGGTGA
- a CDS encoding cation diffusion facilitator family transporter yields MSETTSDAPAGEPSGGSGGSSGESSAAVLAALLANLGVAVTKFVAFLLTGFSSMLAESIHSVADTGNQVLLLVGSKRAGRAPDQEHPFGFGQQRYVYSFLVAIMLFVLGGLFALFESYEKIRESLGEEDYDPFESRWWWVPLAVLVAAMVMEGLSFRTAIRESNKVRRGRGWVSFIRTTKSPELPVVLLEDFGALIGLGFAMAGVGLTLVTANPVWDGIGSGAIGILLVVFAAVLAVEMGSLLVGEAASPRARERILAALVSPEAVDRVINSRTLHLGPDQVLVAAKLAVGETDSAAEVIAAINEAEQAARDSVPEVRLVIYLEPDVDTAPGSPDVDGPGPVSADPRESAVENASRG; encoded by the coding sequence ATGAGCGAGACGACGAGCGACGCACCCGCCGGCGAGCCCTCGGGCGGGTCGGGCGGGTCGTCCGGCGAGAGCTCGGCGGCGGTCCTCGCGGCGCTGCTCGCCAACCTCGGGGTGGCGGTGACGAAGTTCGTCGCCTTCCTCCTGACCGGCTTCTCCTCGATGCTCGCCGAGTCCATCCACTCGGTCGCCGACACCGGCAACCAGGTGCTCCTGCTCGTCGGCAGCAAGCGCGCCGGTCGCGCCCCCGACCAGGAGCACCCCTTCGGGTTCGGGCAGCAGCGCTACGTCTACTCCTTCCTCGTCGCGATCATGCTCTTCGTCCTCGGTGGGCTCTTCGCCCTCTTCGAGTCCTACGAGAAGATCCGTGAGTCCCTCGGCGAGGAGGACTACGACCCGTTCGAGTCGCGGTGGTGGTGGGTGCCGCTCGCGGTGCTCGTCGCGGCCATGGTCATGGAGGGCCTCAGCTTCCGCACCGCGATCCGCGAGTCGAACAAGGTCCGCCGCGGCCGCGGCTGGGTCAGCTTCATCCGCACGACGAAGTCGCCCGAGCTGCCCGTCGTGCTCCTCGAGGACTTCGGCGCCCTCATCGGCCTCGGCTTCGCGATGGCCGGCGTCGGGCTGACGCTCGTCACCGCCAACCCCGTCTGGGACGGCATCGGCTCCGGCGCGATCGGCATCCTGCTCGTCGTCTTCGCGGCCGTGCTCGCCGTCGAGATGGGCAGCCTGCTCGTCGGGGAGGCCGCCTCGCCGCGCGCCCGCGAGCGCATCCTCGCCGCGCTGGTCTCGCCCGAGGCCGTCGACCGGGTCATCAACAGCCGCACCCTCCACCTCGGCCCGGACCAGGTGCTCGTCGCGGCCAAGCTCGCCGTCGGCGAGACCGACAGCGCGGCCGAGGTCATCGCGGCCATCAACGAGGCCGAGCAGGCCGCCCGCGACAGCGTGCCCGAGGTGCGCCTGGTCATCTACCTCGAGCCGGACGTCGACACCGCGCCCGGCAGCCCGGACGTCGACGGCCCGGGGCCGGTCTCCGCCGACCCCCGCGAGTCGGCCGTCGAGAACGCCTCGCGCGGCTGA
- a CDS encoding glycosyltransferase produces the protein MPVPPDESLPLRVAAIVPCHDEERAVGKVVSDLLEAVPGIAVYVYDNRSTDRTADVAAAAGAEVRVEGCPGKGNVIRRALADIDADVYVMVDGDDTYDASALPLMIRTLLEGPYDHVTGVRVADHHGAYRAGHELGNRAFNRVVSTIFRRPVTDLLSGYRVFSRRFVKSFPATSRAFEIETELTVHAINTRVPQAEVPVGFRDRPAGSESKLRTYHDGFRIARMITRLLHHERPLALYSVLSALTVLTAVGLGVPVVREYLATGMVGRFPTAFLAASLVIVGFIVLVVGILLDGLRKVRQETTRIAYMSVPAPPRLVVPRTVTHAPGRPVEPTRVAVEDVPVPRAGQPA, from the coding sequence GTGCCCGTGCCCCCGGACGAGTCCCTTCCCCTGCGTGTCGCGGCCATCGTGCCGTGCCACGACGAGGAGCGGGCCGTGGGCAAGGTCGTCTCCGACCTGCTCGAGGCCGTCCCCGGCATCGCCGTCTACGTCTACGACAACCGCAGCACGGACCGGACCGCCGACGTCGCGGCCGCGGCGGGCGCGGAGGTGCGCGTCGAGGGCTGCCCCGGCAAGGGCAACGTCATCCGCCGCGCGCTCGCGGACATCGACGCCGACGTGTACGTCATGGTCGACGGGGACGACACCTACGACGCCTCCGCGCTGCCCCTGATGATCCGCACCCTGCTCGAGGGGCCCTACGACCACGTGACGGGGGTCCGGGTCGCCGACCACCACGGGGCCTACCGGGCCGGGCACGAGCTCGGCAACCGGGCCTTCAACCGGGTGGTCTCCACGATCTTCCGCCGGCCGGTCACCGACCTCCTCAGCGGGTACCGCGTCTTCTCGCGGCGCTTCGTCAAGTCGTTCCCGGCCACGTCGCGGGCCTTCGAGATCGAGACCGAGCTGACGGTGCACGCCATCAACACGCGGGTGCCGCAGGCGGAGGTGCCGGTCGGCTTCCGCGACCGGCCCGCCGGGTCCGAGAGCAAGCTGCGGACCTACCACGACGGATTCCGCATCGCGCGGATGATCACCCGCCTCCTCCACCACGAGCGGCCGCTCGCCCTCTACTCGGTGCTGTCCGCCCTCACCGTCCTCACCGCCGTGGGCCTCGGCGTCCCCGTCGTGCGGGAGTACCTCGCGACCGGCATGGTCGGCCGGTTCCCGACGGCGTTCCTCGCGGCGTCGCTCGTCATCGTCGGCTTCATCGTCCTCGTCGTCGGCATCCTGCTCGACGGCCTGCGCAAGGTCCGCCAGGAGACGACGCGGATCGCCTACATGAGCGTGCCCGCTCCCCCACGGCTCGTCGTGCCTCGGACGGTGACCCACGCCCCGGGACGACCCGTCGAACCCACCCGCGTCGCGGTCGAGGACGTTCCCGTCCCCCGCGCGGGCCAGCCGGCGTGA
- a CDS encoding glycosyltransferase yields MTTSVVVVGFGDEPVLDACLRSVVGQLGEGDDVVLVDHGVRALPDVSGVRVVVPPTNGGFGSGCAAGVDATDGDVLVFVNSDAVLRPGALAVLAREAARPAVGLVGGLVLLPGGEGVVNSAGLPVHLSGLSWCDGYGDPVARHLRPRALTSVAGALFACRREVWQELGGMDATYFMYHEDTDLSLRAHLAGYEVAYRPDAVAVHAYEFGRNPLKMFHLERNRVLTVLGDYPRHLLLRVLPVLLLLEPLYLVIALRDGWGREKVRAWMWLVRNAAHVVRRRRRVQAAVVAPHALDALLTPAITQSQLERPGALGLLNGALRGYWRLARPRPATS; encoded by the coding sequence GTGACCACGAGCGTCGTCGTCGTCGGGTTCGGGGACGAGCCCGTCCTCGACGCGTGCCTGCGGTCCGTCGTCGGCCAGCTCGGCGAGGGCGACGACGTCGTGCTCGTCGACCACGGCGTGCGGGCGCTCCCCGACGTCAGCGGCGTCCGGGTCGTCGTCCCGCCGACCAACGGTGGCTTCGGGTCGGGCTGTGCCGCAGGGGTCGACGCCACCGACGGCGACGTCCTGGTCTTCGTCAACTCGGACGCCGTCCTGCGTCCCGGGGCGCTCGCGGTGCTGGCGCGCGAGGCCGCGCGGCCTGCGGTCGGCCTCGTCGGCGGGCTCGTGCTGCTGCCCGGCGGCGAGGGTGTCGTCAACTCGGCCGGGCTCCCGGTGCACCTCAGCGGACTCAGCTGGTGCGACGGCTACGGCGACCCCGTCGCGCGACACCTGCGGCCGCGGGCCCTCACCTCCGTGGCCGGGGCGCTGTTCGCCTGCCGCCGCGAGGTGTGGCAGGAGCTGGGCGGGATGGACGCGACGTACTTCATGTACCACGAGGACACCGACCTCAGCCTGCGCGCGCACCTCGCCGGGTACGAGGTCGCCTACCGCCCCGACGCCGTCGCCGTGCACGCGTACGAGTTCGGGCGCAACCCGCTCAAGATGTTCCACCTGGAGCGCAACCGGGTCCTCACGGTCCTCGGCGACTACCCCCGCCACCTCCTGCTGCGCGTCCTGCCGGTGCTCCTCCTCCTCGAGCCGCTCTACCTCGTGATCGCACTGCGCGACGGATGGGGGCGCGAGAAGGTCCGGGCGTGGATGTGGCTGGTGCGCAACGCCGCCCACGTCGTCCGCCGGCGCCGCCGGGTGCAGGCCGCCGTCGTCGCGCCGCACGCCCTCGACGCACTCCTCACCCCCGCCATCACGCAGAGCCAGCTCGAGCGCCCGGGGGCCCTCGGGCTCCTCAACGGCGCGCTCCGCGGCTACTGGCGGCTCGCCCGCCCCCGGCCGGCCACGTCGTGA
- a CDS encoding RcpC/CpaB family pilus assembly protein, which yields MGRRILAILAAAVIALVGAVLVLVYARGADARAVAAASPSKVYVSNTVVPAGTSLRDAVRLGQIVQTDVAARAKPLGALEKVDEENSDLVALTDVQPGQYVLGAGFGDTPVGEKKLEIGAGKLAVSVQLQDPARVGNFVTPGSFLTIFMTYQAKDYSGNEDSVLAKNDVQATSVLLDNVKVIAMGDASLTPVNGTEGADAAQASSASFLVTLEVTPEQAVRLVHAINGKTLYAGLRGSELKISPTLEADDLNLLKDPTR from the coding sequence ATGGGTCGTCGTATCCTCGCCATCCTCGCGGCCGCCGTGATCGCGCTCGTCGGGGCCGTCCTCGTCCTCGTCTACGCGAGAGGCGCGGACGCCCGCGCCGTCGCGGCCGCCAGCCCCTCGAAGGTCTACGTGTCGAACACGGTGGTCCCCGCGGGCACCAGCCTCCGGGACGCCGTGCGCCTCGGTCAGATCGTCCAGACCGACGTCGCCGCCCGGGCCAAGCCGCTCGGCGCCCTCGAGAAGGTGGACGAGGAGAACAGCGACCTCGTCGCCCTCACCGACGTCCAGCCCGGGCAGTACGTGCTGGGAGCCGGCTTCGGAGACACGCCGGTCGGCGAGAAGAAGCTCGAGATCGGGGCCGGCAAGCTCGCGGTCTCGGTGCAGCTGCAGGACCCGGCGCGGGTGGGCAACTTCGTCACCCCGGGTTCCTTCCTCACGATCTTCATGACCTACCAGGCCAAGGACTACTCGGGCAACGAGGACTCGGTCCTCGCCAAGAACGACGTCCAGGCCACCTCGGTCCTCCTCGACAACGTCAAGGTCATCGCGATGGGCGACGCCTCGCTCACCCCGGTCAACGGCACCGAGGGCGCGGACGCGGCCCAGGCCTCCAGCGCCAGCTTCCTCGTGACCCTCGAGGTGACGCCGGAGCAGGCGGTCCGCCTGGTCCACGCGATCAACGGCAAGACCCTCTACGCCGGCCTGCGCGGCTCGGAGCTGAAGATCAGCCCGACCCTCGAGGCCGACGACCTCAACCTCCTGAAGGACCCGACCCGGTGA